In the Triticum aestivum cultivar Chinese Spring chromosome 2B, IWGSC CS RefSeq v2.1, whole genome shotgun sequence genome, gttcatacatTCGAAGAGAGTTCCTAAGCTAGGGAAATGAGATCAATCCctatgcaagatcaacacaaacaaCTACCGCAGCAGTTCTGCACAGGTTTTTCGATCTAAACAGGGCTTTGGAGGCGAAAACTAATGAGGGTCTACATCGGgcagtgatgaacaccgacgaactcggcAGAGCTTCAAGATAGATCTAAGAAAGGGGAAGAAAGGAACTCACGGATGAGGATGAGCTGCGGAGGTtcgccgtcgatctctggtcaAGTTAGGTTGACgcagcggcctgagtcgatgaagacgagggggtcaatggcgacggcggcggagctcgagtggcagagaggagaggaagaagacgactgaaagGATAAAAAGGAAAAGACCTAAGTCGCGGCTATTTATGGGGAAAAGATAACTGAGACGGTGCGGGAAACAAGGAGATAAGaattattatccagcggccccgacgcctcgattttcggagcaATCAGTAAAGAGGAGATCCGTTGAAGGATTTGATGGAATAAAAATGAGTTAAAGGAAGAATGACGTCACGCCGAGTTAAgacggatccagaagatgacgtcatggcgggttaacaaaAACCCTCTTTATagtcagaagactgaagatttaactctttaaaaatatattttgagattaacatgaacaggttcaaatcaatctggggcctaatgttagggatatgactatttgtgtaagccgcccaggaggggccgggttacacaaagaGTACTCATCAAAGAGAAGCCCAAGGCTGAGCATGAAGGTGGCGGTTCATAAAGGGCCCGAGGCCCAcatgcgacttaaggcccgttgtagtaaaccgccatgatggcatgacttgtgacataaggtagatttaactagtcaccgagtcggacactctttatgagctggccgggactctgtaagccacacggcgtcgacccgtgtatataaggggatgacctactagcggcttagggcaagaaacaactcatcgagagccgggcatagcgtatctcgctccctggtcatcgaaacatcaataccaacccaactagacgtaggccttaccttcaccgtaaggggccgaactagtataaactctcacgtgtcccttgtcccgatttaaccccttcaagcttcctagttgcgatggctccacaactaagtcctttcatgaggacatgtgacgtgactattccacgataaccataattttgtttgtatgtaatttttGTAAATGTATACAGTAGATTTATAATTTGCAAATTAATTATAATCATTTTTGGCTtaaccatatggatgtgaagaagcgATGTCACGGTTACTGTAGCTTACGTGACATCCCTTGAggatgttagaggatccggttGCGTAGGCAACCGCATTGTTGGGTTGGGCCTTTACTGTAGATTTAAGGTCCAGTTGAACAGTGGGTTATAactccttttcttttttatttgtgtTTTGACTTAAATTTTAAAAgcatttttgttttataaaatataaactCGGGACAATAATTATAATGCAATATTAGACACTACCATAAAAGTTTTTGGGGGTTATTTAAAATATTGTGGAAATTTCATAATTTTAGAAAAGTAATTAAAATACTGTTTTGACTCTGTTTAAATATGCTAGAGCccaatttagcattgtgatgatgATGTTTTCCTCCACcaatatttttttggaatatttgctaaaacatgaactatttttcTAACATGTTTGTGAAACTTTAAATTTCACTTACCACTTGAATTTGGAATTTTGACTAGGGTTCGAGAGTTGAATTATTTCTTAATGCAAGTTAAATTTTGATGACAATGATGACACGGCACATTAGCATGTGgtcactgtagcatgacactgggggtgttacacctTGTCTTCAAGATATTGAAAGTTGACTTTCCGAACCTACCTCACATAGAGCGGGAGGCCCAAATATTTTATTTCCAAAGCTGCCTCACCCGCGGCCATGCTTGATCGGGTGGCCCGGAAGCCCATTGAGGAGGATGCACGAAGAGGATGATGAAAGCAGAGCGGCGATCCAATTCCGAGATTTGCAAGGCAACCCcttgcgttgtactccctccgttcccaaatataagtcttttacagattccactatagactactccctccatcccgaaaTACTTGTCGGATAGATGGATAAAATTGGATccatctataactaaaatacgtctagattcaTCAATTTCtcagacaagtatttccggacggagggagtacatacgaagcaaaatgagtcaatgtacactctaaaatatgtctatatacatctatatgtagtttgtagtgaaatctctaaaaagacttatgtttaggaacggagggagtagtaagtcaAGGATGTATTCCCAGTTGATCGAATCGAATGCTTTTCTAATGTTGAGCTTGAAGAGGAGGGTGGAAATCTTGCGTTTGTGCAACCGGCACGGAAAATTGCGAAAAATATGAAGATGTCATGGATCCTCCTCTTTTTTAGGAAAGCACTTTGGGCATCGGAGACGAGTGCGCCCATGTGGGGGGCAAGCTTCAAGGAAAAAAAATCGATTGCACATCTTTCATTTCAAAGAAGACTGCTGATGGCTCAAACAGCGGCCTACGCGCACATGAAGAACTGGCTGCAAATTACTAGTCTACCTCGTCAAGAATGAGAAATGCTGCTCATATAAGACGTTGCAACCTTCAAGGCTTCAGCTAAACAAATTCAAATCCCGTCCAAGTTCATACAGACAGTCTAAACTCCAACGGAACAAGACTAACAAAATACTACAGTAGTACTAAGATAGTCTTTGTACCCAAGGACGAACATCTCCAGACAGGCAAATTGAATTGAAACTAAAACACCATACGACAGTCCCCTTCCAAACTTGTAAACTTAGCAGAGTAGTAAGTAATAACTGAACAAAACGGCGCATCTTCAGACTCCAAAACTATCCATCTTCGATCCTTGGGCAGGCACATCCACGCGCGCGCGACGAAGCTAAGCCGAGGGGCACTGACGAAAATGACGAGATCAAGTTCATTAGCGCCCAAATCAAGCCCAAACTGGACGGACACAGCGCAAAGACTCACCAGCACCAGGATCATGTACAGCTTGAGCGCGAGCTCCATGAAGCACGCGACGGCGCCCACCGCGTAGTAGCGCCGGGCCGCCAGCGTCGGCGCCAGAACGGCCTCCTTCGCCAGAAGACGGGCCAGGTTGATCTGGCAGAGCACGCCGACCATCAGGAAGTAGTTGCTGCCGAAGCACGCGCGGAGGTAGGCGCAGGCACAGTCGTCCGGCGCCACGGAGACAGTCGACGCCGTGAGCAGCAGCACCATGGCCATCACGGGCACCGCCGTCTTGAGGATCACGGTCTGCAGATCGTGGGCTTCAAAGTTGGCATAAGAAACAAGAAGATGAGCAAATCTCGGTGGCATGACAGGGAAATAGCAGAGCGAGATCATCAAGGCGAAACTTCGCGAGTTGCCACTACCCGGGCCAAAAAAAGACCAAGAAACCCCCAATTGAACCTCTGCCATGGAAAATCAGCCGGAATGCGACCAGTTTTGAACTGATCCGAACGCGGAAGATCACCAAAAAAGAAACAATATTGCTCTACTACGAGGAAGACAGAAAAAGTGACAAATAAGGAAGATTCATCTGGTGATCTTAAGCACGAATTTCCACCAGAATAGTCAGCATAACAAATTACTACCAGGAGAAAAAACCAAGGGCGATTAATCAGGAAGGATGGATCATAGATGCAAGCATACCATCCATCTCTCTAGCACCACTCTTTTCCCTGACCGCGGATAATTTTGGAGATGAAACAGCGATGGAGCTCTCTGTAACGAAATTGCCGTGGGGGTTGGCGCCTACTTTATATGCAGCATACGGGCGACGAGGAGCTACGCGGTCGTGGCTTGGTCTCCACTTTGGTCTACCCGTATATGGACGGGTGGCTGCATTTTCAGTCTggaggcagcagcagcagtcaaGGGTGGTCAAGTCGTGGAGATTCTCCGTTTCCGTGGCAGGAGGGCAGGATCAACTCAGCTTTTCCAGTTTGCAGTTTTATGAAccgccccctttttttcttttcttttctgaggCTTGGCAGACTGGTGGTTTGGTATGGTAAAAGCGTAGGGGTTGCATGAGGCGGAAGAAAAGATTCACCAAACTGGGAAGTAGTACAGGCTACAGTCGAAAGGAACTGATACAAAGTGGTTAAAGAAAGGGCACTTatctgcgccggtgcgccggccgaacaaTTCGGCTGGTGCACCGTGGACATACGATACGTTCCGTAATAGCCGCATGATTGCATCTTCCCCAATTGCTGTGCTGGTAAAAAGAACTCATGCCATCTGTTCATCCCCACTGCCCCCGTGATCTCCCATATGCCAGCCAGCTCGCCGTCCGCCCTCGTCCACGACGCTGCCGTCCTCATCGCAGTCGTCCGCCCTCGTTCCGCCGGCCACCGTCCTCATCGCAGCCGTCCACCCTCTTCCCCGCCGGCCACCATCCCAGTCAACAGCCCCAACCACCGCCGACCGTCCTTGTTGCTTTACCCCGTGCAACAGCCGCACCCCGCGGTTGAAGCTCTTGTTGAGACCGATGTAGCTCTGGTTGCGACGACTGAAGCTCGCCGGCATGCTCGCCGCTGCTCATCCCCGGTATGCAGCTTGCAACAACAAATCGAGCACCAGGGGAGATTCCCAGTGCTACAACCAACGACGAAAAAAGCTACAACTAGCGATAGGAAAAGTTTCAACTGGCTACGAAAAAAGTTTCAACCAATATACGACTGGAGGTATGGATGACCAAAAAAAGTTACAACCGGTGACAAAAAAAGCTTCGTCTAGCGATGAAAAAAGCTTCATCCGACTATAAAAAAGTTTCAATCGTGAAAACGAAGCCATGGACGAAAAACAAAAAGTTGCAACCGACGGTTATAAAAGTTACAACCGCATTGAAAAAAGCTTCAAGCTTCTTATCTCAGCTGCGACCCGCGATGACGATGACGcctttttgctgcaaccgtagtagatttttgctaccaccggcgaTTGAATTTGCTACAACCAATATTCCACAGCTGATGTTGCTGCTCCACCAAGCTCCCAGGCCCGCCCATGGCCATGGTCACCGCGGCGCTATGGGGGGTGAGAAAAGGAAGGTGGACGCGCGGCCATGCGAGGAGCGCCCCTTGGCTTCGCACCTTGCAGCATTAGTGGCCGCACCCCCATACAACATGCGGCCGCGTAGCATGGTTACGGTGATTGTGCGGGCTTGTGTGGAGATTTCGATCtaagggagaggaagaagaaaacatgTGGTTCGGGCTC is a window encoding:
- the LOC123041062 gene encoding uncharacterized protein; this translates as MPPRFAHLLVSYANFEAHDLQTVILKTAVPVMAMVLLLTASTVSVAPDDCACAYLRACFGSNYFLMVGVLCQINLARLLAKEAVLAPTLAARRYYAVGAVACFMELALKLYMILVLCPSA